A region of the Antedon mediterranea chromosome 4, ecAntMedi1.1, whole genome shotgun sequence genome:
AAAGCTATTAGAGAAGTTTGTCCAGATGAATTTAAGGAGATCATTTTTTTGTACGGACTAAACCAATACGATTTCAAAAATCTTTGGAATGTAGTACTGAAATTGGAAATTGATGGGGTTCTTGCAGATGAACCAGAAAAAATAAAGAGGTTTGCAAATTGCCTCGGAAAAATGGCGCGCAACAAGCTACTCGATGACGGTATGTACCTATtccaatcaaaataaattaatgatgcCAAATCAATAGGCCGACTGtgttttgtaatttgtaaacaaTTTCGGGGTATTTAGTTACtaattactaataattatattaactaATTTTTAGCCAACAGTGACGGTGCGTTATCGGATGACCAATACCATCCAAGTGAAGGTAAATTATTACGAACATTAGTGAGTGTGATGGTAATGATAAACttgaatttatattcattcattcatttatttggtcaaatcaattgTAATTTACTATAATAACAACAACTGTTATGCTATACAGTTTGCAGTataccacgtatattagttctgaaagagtttctcgacgttttgagcAATATGCATTGATTGTCTTCATATAAGTGACAAAATTGGTGTTATTGTTATTGGTGTTATTGTTAACGATGTCAGAGCTATTggtgttgttgttattgttatttaaatgatgttttttgtccttttgttttgtgtgtttttattgtctggatttttactatttttgtatttgaatgTTCTGTATATAATATGGTCGATTGATTTCTTATAATAAGTAATTTTgtctaaaaaatgttttatgtcTACCATTATCAACTAATGATTAATAATTTAGACATGCTTTCCTTCAACTATATAGATTTCTCGGACGAAGACTTTAGATGCCTAATTGCGGATTTTGCACAATGGTATGATCAACGTGGACTCCTTAACCAGCTAAAACTTCTATTCATAGATAAACTCGACAGACAAGTGTTGGAAAAGTTTAGCAGTACAATAGAACTGTTAAACAGTTTACATTCGAGAGGACTATTCAGTCAGAGAAATCCTTCGGTGCTGTATGATGCAATACAATTAACTGAACAATTTGACTTGGAGCCAACCTTAAAAGAGAAGCTTCCTGATTTCAATGATATCGGGGAACGTAAGATTGTCTCATTTTCACCACACAcaataaatattgtacatttcgGACAAAAGCTTGGTGATTCGGAAATAAACATTCTTGATCGACGATACAACTTCCCTGTTGTTAAGAAGTACACAGACAGATGGAGTTTGATTTTGGATTTTGAAAACCGGGGATTGTTGAAGGAAGAAAAAATCGAAAAAATTAATAAAGTGTTGAagagataaaacaaacatacagcTAACCTTGTAATGTATAATTTATAGTTTGATCAATATGTAAAAAATTAGCATATTAAATAACACAATGACATAACATAAAGACGATTGTACACAGTGGGGCAAGAATAAATAGAATATATTGATAAGCTGCCAATCCTAGCTTTATTGTGTATATTGCCTGTGTTTGTATACTTAGCTAACGGTCACACTTCAGTATTCTATTGTGATGGGTAGCAACATAAGCAAAGCACAACCATTATGGTTTATGCAAATTAGACCTAGATGTGCTGTATGCTTGTTCATTATTTCTTTTGTGATATGTAGCTTATTGAGTAGACACAAGAACAGCTTTTAGAGGCTTACTTAAAAGCCTAAAGTTAGAATGAGGCCTCGATTAAAAGGTTTATTTAGAAGCCTGAAGCTGAAAGAGCTCTAGTAGTACTAAGGCTTATGTATCCCACAGATAACTGTACATAGGACAAGCATATATCTTTGGTAATCACAGACACTTGTATATATTGTATTCACCTTAAAGACCTATCATTATATAGGTGTAATAGTATAACCAatgattatttatattgtataatttcagATATATATAAGTCTTTATtacttaaaacaaattatgtttttataggTAGTAAATCGAATCGATATATGGATAGAAACATAAAGATGGAATAAAAGTTCGCATTCGCAATATTTGAATGACGAATTTTTTTAGTGCAGTTACACTGAATTTTCCTGTTTTTTTACCAAAATCATTACACTTACAGCTATGTATAAAAAGAATAACCTGTAATAAAAACATTccatttcattcattcatcttttcaCTTAGGTCATATCATATAATTCTCAAAACCTATCATATCAAATAAATAACATGCTTAACTACAAAAAAAGTTATAATAAGCATCGTACAGAAAATTACACACAGTAAAGAGAAAATAGTTGTACACTCGCAAATAAAGATACAATAACGTTCATTGCTGATCATTTAAGACTGGTATTGACTCAAACTTGACTCGACTGCAGTCGAGTGCTCAAATTTgtattagtgtttaccgaccgacagaccgatgtagtgagctgtagagtcgcgtctGCACGCGATCGACTAAAAACCGACTTTCGATGAAACGCCGTTtaagacaaacaaatattatgTGCTTGCACTACAATTTCTGAAAACACAAGGCATTGTTATACGGTAGGATACTTCCAACAATATCAATGTGCCCTTATTGTATCTACACCATAAGATTGAACAGTACATGCTGACACAGTAAACTGCATTTACCAAACTGTCTACTTATGGGGAGAGAGAGTTGGCCCTAATACAAATAGGTCGAAACTGAAGTGTGATGTCACTTCACCATTCTTGTTACTATTCACATGGTAAAGATAAGTTATACAATTATTAACTTTCAATAGTGCCCCCGTTGAGAGAAATATGTGGATaattcacattttaaatatcattgCAGTCGTACAAGTAATATACAATTACTACTTGTTTATGTGTCTCGTTGTCCTGCTCAACCCctggaatatttttattttttcattattttgacagtggatattaatacttggaggcaaatataaatttttttaaacaatcttcaaaacttttaaacattttcagcaatttcggtcggttggtcggtaaaaaCTAAatgtcggtaaacactaaatgtcggtaaacactaactcaaattcatatttgttcattattttgacagtggatattaatacttggaggcaAATATAAACAACCTTATTATCAATCAGGCAATCCATAACAATAGTTGATAGTAGGGATTAGctatagtttttaattaaataaagcGTAGGCGTACAATTATTTGTTGACAATTTTGCTACCACGATTATTATTTGGATTTACCCAAAACCAAACTTAAAGAACGCCTTCATAATCATGACGATTAATCAACATACTGTTGCATGACTCATTCTAAAAAAACGCAAATACGATCCAATCAGCTCTTGTTTCACTACATTGGCTGCCGGTTAAACAACACATAGAATTCAAGATCCATGCGCTCACCTAGAAAGCCATCCATAAATAATCACCTATCATCATTTCATAACTAAAGTAGAGACAAAGAGAAATTACcataacaaaatgaaaaaatcttattttattttatactgtatagcTGTATTGGATTATTGACACAAAAATATACTTCGATTTATCGCATAACTTAGGCCTAAACACTTTTTTTCTCAATGCGCTCGAGTGCAAAATCAacaagacaaaaataataaaataacccAACCAGGAGGTTTTTTTCTAATTGTTTACCGTAGCTATAATGGAATACCcttattgaaattatttatttcaacaacaaaaggtatactgtattatcattttcattatGTCATCATGTAGTAACATGGAAGAGTTAGTCGCCATTGTTAGGGTGTGCCAAAAGATCGTTATTCACATTAAAGGTAGGCCTATAGATTATCGCTGTTCTTTCTCGCATTTTGTTCTAACATTTTCTTTGCAGCGCATGTTACCGGAGTGGAAAGCTTTTTTAGAAATTGATTTACACTaaagcaaagaacttataacacaagaatct
Encoded here:
- the LOC140046314 gene encoding uncharacterized protein isoform X2 → MVEDSKTFENLKTDLSRLYEGERYLWLRYCVFDFLSVGKITDPDSNGYDLLCSLQENSKLTTENVDILLEINQLTEIKEAQDLVTRYMEDNEIQKGSDKRRLTPYRERLFKAIREVCPDEFKEIIFLYGLNQYDFKNLWNVVLKLEIDGVLADEPEKIKRFANCLGKMARNKLLDDDFSDEDFRCLIADFAQWYDQRGLLNQLKLLFIDKLDRQVLEKFSSTIELLNSLHSRGLFSQRNPSVLYDAIQLTEQFDLEPTLKEKLPDFNDIGERKIVSFSPHTINIVHFGQKLGDSEINILDRRYNFPVVKKYTDRWSLILDFENRGLLKEEKIEKINKVLKR
- the LOC140046314 gene encoding uncharacterized protein isoform X1 → MVEDSKTFENLKTDLSRLYEGERYLWLRYCVFDFLSVGKITDPDSNGYDLLCSLQENSKLTTENVDILLEINQLTEIKEAQDLVTRYMEDNEIQKGSDKRRLTPYRERLFKAIREVCPDEFKEIIFLYGLNQYDFKNLWNVVLKLEIDGVLADEPEKIKRFANCLGKMARNKLLDDANSDGALSDDQYHPSEDFSDEDFRCLIADFAQWYDQRGLLNQLKLLFIDKLDRQVLEKFSSTIELLNSLHSRGLFSQRNPSVLYDAIQLTEQFDLEPTLKEKLPDFNDIGERKIVSFSPHTINIVHFGQKLGDSEINILDRRYNFPVVKKYTDRWSLILDFENRGLLKEEKIEKINKVLKR